The following nucleotide sequence is from Hemitrygon akajei chromosome 22, sHemAka1.3, whole genome shotgun sequence.
CCAGGACCAGCTGACGGCAGCCACCGGTGGGGCCGAACTGTCCTGCTCCAGGTGCACTGTGCCCTTTGGCCTGGTCATTCTCATTACTGGCGTGGTGGTTACTGCTGTCGCCTACAGTTTCAACTCGCATGGTTCAGTCATCTCGGTGTTTGGGCTTGTCCTGCTGGCACTGGGATTCCTCCTGGTGATGTCCAGTGCAGTGTGCTGGAGAGTGAGACAGTGCAGAAAGCGAGCCAGGAGGAGAGAAAGTCAGACTGCACTAATGACCAGCAGAGAAATGATCATCTAGGAAACATTCTCCCTCCATTCAAGAAGTCCAAGCCACTTTACCTGGGTCCTAAAGCCACTGGTGGAAATTTGAACTCACGGAAGTTCGCAATGACAATACTACATGGATTGTTCAACGCCGGGTTTACCAATACCTCTCAACGTCGATCCTTCTCAAGAATTCGTGAAACAAAAAGAAATTCTCCATTATCTCTTCATCAAATTAAGGCCTCAAGTTAAGGTCTTGAATTGGGGAAAAGCTAATTTCAATCGCATAAATGTGGACTtggtaaacaaatttcacgacatatccctgtgatattaaacctgattgtgaggCAAAATGGAGCTATTCTCAGAACCGAGGATTCAAAGGAACCGAGCAATTAATTACTCGCGTCTAACTGTGTGAGTGCCAGCGAGATCCGGACAGCAGCCAGTGTCGAACTGGAGCTCCTACTGTGTAAATTTGTACTAATTTATTGACACCTCTATTTTCGCACACGGCGGACTCTGTCGCAGTTACCCGGGATGCACCTTGTCAAAAATGTTTAAACACGTAAACGTTCTTCTACCTCCTAGTTTTCATAGtgtccgtctccctctctcccctctcttcccacccccacccccacccccaaccccaaccccaaaaTGCGCTCACTCTCTGTCTGTTTCCCTGCTGTCTCCAGAAGTGCTGCCGCTGGCCACAGGTCAGGTGAACTCCCGCTTTTACTTCATTAACCTGTGTCACAATTGATTCGACGATTTAAATTGactatttgtctttttttaaataagaGAAATGTAGTTGTTCGATAACGTGGTAGAAATTCTCTCCATCTGACATAAAACAGCGTGGAGCTAAATGAACTCTCAGCTGCAGACCTTATTTCAGT
It contains:
- the tmem100a gene encoding transmembrane protein 100, encoding MIEEPVKEMPGLPVLPSIPDKGSDCPPPAADQLLGRQDQLTAATGGAELSCSRCTVPFGLVILITGVVVTAVAYSFNSHGSVISVFGLVLLALGFLLVMSSAVCWRVRQCRKRARRRESQTALMTSREMII